One window of the Hypanus sabinus isolate sHypSab1 chromosome 13, sHypSab1.hap1, whole genome shotgun sequence genome contains the following:
- the LOC132403873 gene encoding vesicle transport protein GOT1B yields the protein MISLTDSQKIGMGLTGFGVFFLFFGMILFFDKALLAIGNILFVAGLSFVIGLERTFRFFFQKHKMKATGFFLGGIFVVLIGWPVIGMVLEIYGFFLLFRGFFPVVVGFIRRVPILGSILNLPGISSFVDKVGESNSMV from the exons AAATTGGCATGGGATTGACAGGCTTTGGCGTGTTTTTCCTATTCTTTGGCATGATCCTGTTCTTTGATAAGGCACTCCTTGCGATAGGAAAT ATTTTATTTGTGGCAGGTTTGTCCTTCGTAATCGGATTAGAAAGGACTTTCAGGTTCTTCTTCCAGAAACACAAAATGAAAGCTACTGGTTTCTTTCTTGGTGGAATTTTTGTAGTACTCATTGGCTGGCCTGTAATAGGCATGGTACTTGAAATTTATGGATTTTTTCTTTTATTCAG GGGGTTCTTCCCGGTGGTGGTTGGTTTTATTAGGCGAGTGCCTATATTAGGTTCCATTCTGAATTTACCTGGAATAAGCTCA TTTGTAGATAAAGTTGGAGAAAGCAACAGCATGGTATAA